The following are from one region of the Littorina saxatilis isolate snail1 linkage group LG4, US_GU_Lsax_2.0, whole genome shotgun sequence genome:
- the LOC138964563 gene encoding phytanoyl-CoA dioxygenase, peroxisomal-like, whose translation MAERLSVVFGHLHSRNGETIQSCPVSGLDIGSHFQYTVDKPSVLTQEQRKFYEDNGFLVIRGLVSEDNLDIYRKRFGEICRQDVKVPGITIMRDVAIAKSEFVPGEKAITKLQDFQNDDVLFGYCCLPEVVTYVESILGENMLAMHTMLINKPPDAGKKTSRHPMHQDLHYFPFRPAERIVCSWTAMQRVNRENGCLVVVPGSHKGQLLPHEYPQWEGGVNKMYHGIQNYDPSMPRVHLEMEPGDTVFFHPILIHGSGMNRTKDFRKSISCHYASGDCHYVDVSDTTQSVIADEVLELVKKRIGDGVQVDFADIWKFKSRPVKGEDHLNEKL comes from the exons ATGGCAGAACGGTTGAGTGTTGTGTTTGGACATTTGCACAGCAGGAATGGAGAAACCATC CAGAGTTGCCCAGTGTCTGGTCTCGACATCGGAAGTCACTTTCAATACACAGTTGACAAACCAAGCGTTCTAACCCAAGAACAACGCAAGTTTTACGAGGACAATGGTTTTCTTGTCATCCGCGGCTTGGTGTCAGAAGATAACCTTGACATTTACAG AAAGCGTTTTGGTGAAATTTGCCGTCAAGATGTGAAGGTACCAGGAATCACCATCATGCGAGATGTGGCCATTGCCAAGTCGGAGTTTGTGCCAGGAGAGAAAGCAATCACCAAGTTGCAAGACTTTCAGAACGATGATGTCCTCTTTGGATACTGCTGTCTGCCGGAG GTGGTGACCTATGTGGAGAGTATCTTGGGAGAGAACATGTTGGCAATGCACACCATGCTCATCAACAAGCCACCAGATGCAG GCAAGAAGACATCTCGCCATCCGATGCACCAAGACCTCCACTACTTCCCCTTTCGCCCAGCAGAGCGTATCGTGTGCTCTTGGACAGCCATGCAACGAGTGAACCGTGAAAACGGCTGTCTGGTGGTGGTGCCTGGTTCACACAAAGGGCAGCTCTTACCTCATGAATACCCACAGTGGGAG GGAGGAGTGAACAAAATGTATCACGGCATTCAGAATTATGATCCCAGCATGCCCAGGGTACATCTTGAGATGGAGCCAGGTGACACTGTCTTTTTCCACCCGATCTTGATCCATGGCTCTGGGATGAACCGCACCAAAGACTTTAGAAAG TCCATCTCCTGTCACTATGCGAGTGGCGACTGTCACTATGTGGACGTGAGTGACACCACACAGAGCGTGATCGCTGACGAGGTGCTGGAGCTGGTCAAAAAACGCATTGGCGATGGAGTCCAGGTGGATTTTGCT GATATCTGGAAGTTCAAGAGTCGACCGGTGAAAGGAGAGGACCACCTGAACGAGAAATTATAA